In Dasania marina DSM 21967, one genomic interval encodes:
- a CDS encoding assimilatory sulfite reductase (NADPH) flavoprotein subunit, translating to MSNEKSAAQLAVAQTGPQGLLSTEQMGRVQGAITDLQPQQLIWLSGYFAGLSGQSLAAGATAPAVEAAPGATITVLYGSQTGNARGVAERLHAHLSSKGAAVKLLDMEDYNARHLKSETHLAIVVSTQGEGDPPDSARGFLEFVQGKKAPKLANLSYSVIGLGDSSYEFYCKTGKDFDERLAELGASRIGDRLDADIDYQAETDQWLEQWQGYWQDNLANAGSAAAAAAAAPALSLVAESAYNKFAPFSADIIDNFAITGSGSEKKIMHVEISLEDSGLSYQPGDALGIWHSNDAELVEEILAVTQLEGDTEITSNKQQKTLREALLSDRELTLLHPKLVEYLVENSGENDRRLVWKGLAEGERADFLAALYTRQVVEVLAEMPHGWQAQELFDQLRPLTPRLYSIASSQSAVEEEVHVTVREVVAERQGKKRFGGASHYLASLTDDDKAKVFIEPNRHFHLPESTDTPIIMVGAGTGVAPYRGFMQEREAQGAQGESWLFFGNSNARYEFLYQTQWQAWHKSGLLSRIDLAFSRDQAERIYVQDRIRQQGEDIFTWLEKGAHFYVCGDKDAMAKGVEQALIDVIAAHNDKGIEFAKAYLDDLQRKGRYQKDVY from the coding sequence ATGTCAAATGAAAAATCTGCGGCGCAGCTGGCCGTGGCTCAAACAGGCCCACAGGGCTTGTTGAGCACTGAACAAATGGGCCGTGTACAGGGCGCTATTACTGATCTGCAACCACAGCAGTTAATCTGGTTAAGCGGTTATTTTGCCGGTTTAAGCGGCCAGTCTTTGGCTGCGGGTGCAACCGCGCCTGCTGTTGAGGCTGCTCCCGGCGCCACGATTACCGTGTTATACGGTTCGCAAACGGGTAATGCCCGCGGTGTTGCTGAGCGTTTACACGCCCACTTAAGCAGCAAAGGCGCAGCGGTCAAATTGCTAGATATGGAAGATTACAACGCACGCCACCTAAAAAGCGAAACCCATCTAGCGATAGTGGTCAGCACCCAAGGCGAGGGCGATCCACCCGATTCAGCGCGCGGCTTCTTAGAGTTTGTGCAAGGTAAAAAAGCGCCCAAGTTGGCTAACCTTAGCTACAGCGTAATAGGCTTAGGTGATTCCAGCTACGAGTTTTACTGCAAAACCGGTAAAGACTTTGATGAACGCTTGGCCGAATTAGGCGCTAGCCGTATAGGCGATCGCCTAGATGCCGACATCGATTACCAGGCCGAAACCGATCAATGGTTAGAGCAGTGGCAGGGCTACTGGCAAGATAACTTGGCGAATGCGGGCAGCGCGGCAGCGGCTGCGGCGGCAGCACCGGCGTTAAGCTTGGTTGCTGAAAGTGCCTACAATAAATTTGCTCCCTTCAGTGCAGATATTATTGATAACTTCGCCATTACCGGCAGCGGTAGTGAGAAAAAGATTATGCACGTAGAAATCTCTTTGGAAGACTCAGGCTTGAGCTATCAGCCTGGTGATGCCTTAGGTATTTGGCACAGCAACGATGCTGAGCTAGTGGAAGAGATTTTAGCGGTCACCCAATTAGAGGGCGACACTGAGATCACCAGCAACAAACAGCAAAAAACACTGCGTGAGGCTTTACTCAGCGATAGGGAGTTAACTTTATTACACCCTAAACTGGTTGAGTACTTGGTAGAAAACAGCGGTGAAAATGATAGGCGCTTAGTGTGGAAAGGCTTAGCCGAAGGCGAACGCGCTGACTTCTTAGCGGCTCTTTATACGCGCCAAGTGGTAGAAGTGTTGGCAGAAATGCCACATGGCTGGCAAGCGCAAGAGTTGTTTGATCAACTGCGCCCGCTAACACCCCGTTTATATTCTATCGCCTCTAGCCAAAGCGCGGTGGAAGAAGAGGTGCATGTCACCGTGCGCGAAGTGGTAGCAGAGCGTCAGGGCAAAAAACGTTTTGGTGGCGCTTCGCACTACTTAGCGTCTTTAACCGACGATGACAAGGCGAAAGTGTTTATAGAGCCTAACCGCCACTTTCATTTACCTGAAAGCACAGACACGCCTATTATTATGGTAGGTGCCGGTACCGGTGTTGCTCCTTATCGCGGCTTTATGCAAGAGCGTGAAGCACAAGGTGCGCAAGGCGAGAGCTGGTTGTTCTTTGGCAACTCCAATGCCCGTTACGAATTTTTATACCAAACCCAATGGCAGGCCTGGCATAAATCCGGTTTATTAAGCCGTATCGATTTAGCCTTCTCCCGCGATCAAGCTGAGCGCATCTATGTGCAGGATCGCATACGCCAACAGGGTGAAGACATATTTACCTGGTTGGAAAAAGGCGCACACTTTTATGTTTGTGGTGATAAAGATGCCATGGCCAAAGGTGTAGAGCAGGCGTTGATAGATGTTATCGCCGCGCACAACGACAAAGGTATAGAGTTCGCGAAAGCTTACTTAGACGATTTACAGCGCAAAGGTCGCTACCAGAAGGACGTATATTAA
- the epsC gene encoding serine O-acetyltransferase EpsC, whose product MSSTLYCRYKHASRLPHRDEVLAWVDELLAFLFPERLQQEFSDEAEFSRAYVQFQLDFECLLSVVFAAAGDERAPAILREQFEMELPAIIDLLQDDLIAIERGDPAAKSRLEIIATYPGFYAIALYRIAHLLDKLKVPLLPRILSEFASSRTGIEIHPSAHIGRFFCIDHGGGVVIGETSVIGEHVKLYQGVTLGALSVDKSMADRKRHPTIEDNVVIYAGATILGGDTVVGADSIIGGNVWLTKSVPHCSRVYHQPEIQIKQADCSEKLGESSL is encoded by the coding sequence TTGAGTTCAACATTATATTGCCGCTATAAGCACGCCTCTCGATTGCCCCATAGAGATGAAGTGTTGGCTTGGGTCGATGAGCTACTGGCTTTTTTATTCCCCGAACGTCTGCAGCAAGAGTTTTCTGATGAGGCGGAGTTTAGTCGTGCCTATGTCCAGTTTCAGCTAGATTTTGAGTGCCTACTGAGTGTGGTGTTTGCCGCCGCAGGTGATGAGCGTGCTCCAGCGATTCTACGTGAGCAGTTCGAAATGGAGCTGCCTGCGATTATTGATTTATTACAAGACGACTTAATCGCCATAGAGCGCGGTGATCCGGCAGCGAAAAGCCGCTTGGAAATTATCGCTACTTACCCCGGTTTTTATGCCATCGCCCTGTATCGCATCGCCCATTTGCTGGATAAGCTAAAAGTACCTTTGCTGCCGCGTATACTCAGTGAGTTTGCCAGCAGCCGCACCGGCATAGAGATACATCCCTCAGCACATATAGGCCGCTTTTTCTGCATAGATCACGGCGGTGGCGTGGTGATAGGTGAAACCTCGGTGATAGGTGAGCATGTCAAACTGTATCAAGGGGTAACCTTGGGTGCGCTCAGTGTTGATAAAAGTATGGCTGACCGTAAGCGTCACCCCACTATAGAAGACAATGTGGTGATATATGCCGGGGCGACCATATTGGGCGGCGATACCGTGGTGGGGGCCGATAGCATCATAGGCGGTAACGTCTGGTTGACTAAATCGGTGCCGCATTGCTCACGGGTGTATCACCAGCCAGAAATTCAGATTAAACAGGCAGATTGTTCAGAAAAACTGGGTGAATCCAGTTTATGA
- the cysG gene encoding siroheme synthase CysG, which translates to MKFFPIFADLQHKKVLVVGAGKVATRKIEMLQKAGADIHVVAAKACATVQGWAQQQQLTLHLKNFSADDVTQCWLVVAATDDSAVNQQVQAAAVAQCIWCNSVDDPQHSEFIMPAVVDRGDIQVAISSGGNAPVLARRLRAQIDNLLPQAIADVAQLMGRWRDKVKQSLPTFDSRRNFWERLLDSEITQQLAGGQQQQAEQLAQQLLDDCSANRETLKLGHVSLVGAGPGDAELLTLKAQLRLQQADVIFYDALVDKSILERARRDADFIYVGKTKGFHSVPQEEIQARLVASALAGNRVVRLKGGDPFVFGRGGEELQALDEAGISFDVVPGITAAAAAAAYTGVALTHRDYAQSTVFVTGHGQEGGDLDWASLAKSQQTLAIYMGLHQSADIQRQLIQHGRAPNTPVAIIENASRPQQRSVGGELKDLAQLIQRHEVKSPAIILVGEVCEQLGDYHWFGAKPLY; encoded by the coding sequence ATGAAGTTTTTCCCTATATTTGCCGACCTGCAGCATAAAAAAGTGTTGGTGGTAGGCGCCGGTAAAGTAGCCACTAGAAAAATTGAGATGCTACAAAAAGCCGGTGCCGATATACACGTAGTGGCAGCTAAAGCTTGCGCCACGGTGCAGGGCTGGGCGCAGCAACAGCAGCTGACCTTACACCTAAAAAACTTTAGCGCCGATGACGTCACTCAATGTTGGTTGGTGGTAGCCGCTACCGACGACAGCGCAGTGAATCAGCAAGTGCAGGCCGCCGCCGTAGCGCAATGCATCTGGTGTAATAGTGTCGACGACCCTCAGCATAGCGAATTTATTATGCCGGCAGTGGTAGATCGCGGCGATATACAAGTAGCTATTTCCAGTGGTGGTAACGCACCGGTATTAGCGCGCCGCCTACGGGCGCAAATCGATAATTTACTGCCTCAGGCCATTGCCGATGTTGCCCAGCTTATGGGCCGTTGGCGCGATAAAGTAAAACAAAGCCTGCCCACTTTTGATAGCCGTCGCAACTTTTGGGAGCGCTTGTTAGATTCTGAAATTACTCAGCAACTCGCTGGCGGCCAACAGCAACAAGCTGAGCAGTTAGCCCAACAATTGTTAGATGATTGCAGTGCCAATAGGGAAACGTTAAAGCTAGGCCACGTTAGCCTAGTCGGCGCAGGCCCCGGTGATGCCGAATTGCTGACCTTAAAAGCGCAGCTGCGTTTACAGCAGGCCGATGTCATTTTTTACGACGCCCTAGTCGATAAAAGTATTTTAGAGCGCGCCAGACGCGATGCCGATTTTATCTATGTAGGCAAAACCAAAGGCTTTCACAGCGTGCCGCAAGAAGAGATACAGGCGCGCTTAGTCGCCTCAGCGCTGGCGGGTAATCGGGTAGTGCGCCTCAAGGGCGGCGACCCCTTTGTATTTGGCCGTGGCGGCGAAGAGCTGCAGGCCTTAGACGAGGCGGGCATTAGTTTTGACGTAGTGCCGGGCATTACCGCAGCGGCAGCAGCAGCGGCTTATACCGGTGTGGCCTTAACCCACCGCGACTATGCCCAGTCCACTGTATTTGTTACCGGCCACGGGCAAGAGGGTGGCGACCTAGACTGGGCTAGCCTAGCCAAAAGCCAGCAAACCCTAGCTATTTATATGGGCCTGCATCAATCAGCGGATATACAGCGGCAGTTGATACAGCATGGCCGTGCCCCTAATACGCCAGTGGCGATTATAGAAAACGCCAGCCGCCCCCAGCAGCGTAGCGTAGGCGGTGAGCTTAAAGACTTAGCCCAGCTAATACAGCGTCACGAGGTGAAATCACCGGCTATCATCTTGGTGGGTGAGGTTTGTGAGCAGTTGGGCGACTACCACTGGTTTGGCGCTAAGCCGCTATACTAG
- the cysM gene encoding cysteine synthase CysM: protein MNLLQLIGNTPLVELQNVVQQPGVKVLAKLEGQNPGGSVKDRAAAFMIQGALDRGELSPGVKLIEATSGNTGIALAMIASLHGLEIELVMPESATAERVLTMRAYGATVTLTSAKGGMEAARDYAEDKVAQGGYKMLNQFANPDNYRAHFETTGPEIWRDTAGDVSHFVSSMGTTGTIMGVSQYLKQQNPAIQIIGAQPTDGSQIPGIRKWPAAYMPKIFDSKRVDQVIEISEQEARIMTRRLAREEGLFCGMSSGGAVAVAAKVAETIASGVIVCVICDRGDRYLSSDLFQ, encoded by the coding sequence ATGAACTTATTGCAGCTAATTGGTAATACTCCCTTAGTTGAGCTGCAAAACGTGGTGCAACAACCTGGGGTTAAGGTGCTGGCTAAGCTAGAGGGCCAAAACCCCGGCGGTAGCGTTAAAGATCGAGCTGCCGCCTTTATGATTCAAGGCGCACTGGATCGTGGCGAGCTTAGCCCTGGGGTGAAACTGATAGAGGCCACCAGCGGCAACACTGGCATAGCGCTGGCCATGATAGCCAGCCTGCATGGCCTGGAGATAGAGCTAGTAATGCCCGAGAGCGCCACTGCTGAGCGCGTACTCACCATGCGTGCCTATGGCGCTACCGTAACCTTGACCTCCGCCAAAGGTGGCATGGAGGCAGCGAGAGACTATGCCGAGGACAAGGTTGCGCAGGGCGGCTATAAGATGCTCAATCAATTTGCCAATCCCGATAATTACCGCGCCCATTTTGAAACCACTGGCCCTGAAATATGGCGCGATACCGCGGGTGATGTTAGCCACTTTGTTTCCTCCATGGGCACCACCGGCACTATTATGGGGGTGTCGCAATACCTGAAGCAGCAAAACCCGGCTATACAGATTATCGGTGCCCAGCCCACCGATGGTTCGCAAATACCCGGTATACGTAAATGGCCGGCGGCCTATATGCCTAAAATTTTCGATAGTAAAAGAGTTGACCAAGTCATAGAGATATCTGAGCAAGAAGCACGTATAATGACGCGCCGTTTAGCGCGTGAGGAAGGGCTGTTTTGCGGGATGAGTAGCGGTGGTGCAGTAGCTGTGGCCGCTAAAGTCGCAGAAACGATAGCTTCCGGGGTGATAGTGTGTGTGATATGTGACCGCGGCGATCGCTATTTAAGCTCGGATTTATTCCAGTAG
- the cysI gene encoding assimilatory sulfite reductase (NADPH) hemoprotein subunit — protein MTYLADPNYIPVTDIEKGKAASKGLRSTLNESVADQLSGAVADSDIHTLKHHGTYQQFDRENQHERKKQFLEPEYSFMIRARIPGGVCSPKQWLALDEMCQEYANSSIRITTRQTFQLHGVIKSDLKPTFQAMNKVLMDSICGCGDVNRNVMCNPNPVDSHAHEEVFGWAKKLSEHLLPETRAYYDLWLDGEKVENPENVEEPIYGPYYLPRKFKVVVAVPPYNDVDIYAHCLGYIAIIEDGKLVGYNITAGGGLGMTHGDPKTYARLADHIGFCTPDQMLKVAEETVRIQRDYGNRVERRFARFKYTIGDRSIEWFKEELEKRCGFKLQADRPFEFISNSDRYGWIEGHDGNWHLNLFIENGRIKDDAEQGLQLLTGMRAIAEVHQGDFRMTPNQNIIIANITPENRPQIEALVEQYGLQTGPQVSLIRQNSMACVALPTCPLAMAESERYLPSLVTHIEKLAEKHGIADQPITIRMQGCPNGCGRAVLAEMSFIGKGPGRYNMYLGAGGHGERFSALYEENIDESEILTIADELLGKYAATRKTDERFGDFLVRTGEIKAYEGPQDFHRKEA, from the coding sequence ATGACATATCTAGCCGATCCTAACTACATACCCGTTACCGATATAGAAAAAGGTAAAGCAGCCAGCAAAGGTTTACGCAGCACTTTAAACGAAAGCGTTGCTGACCAATTAAGTGGCGCGGTTGCCGATAGCGATATCCACACCCTAAAACACCACGGTACTTACCAGCAGTTTGACCGCGAAAACCAGCACGAGCGTAAAAAGCAATTCTTAGAGCCTGAGTACAGCTTTATGATACGTGCGCGCATACCGGGTGGCGTATGTTCACCCAAGCAGTGGTTGGCGCTGGATGAAATGTGCCAAGAGTATGCCAACAGCTCAATTCGTATTACTACTCGTCAAACCTTCCAGTTACACGGCGTAATTAAAAGTGATTTAAAGCCCACTTTCCAAGCCATGAACAAAGTATTAATGGATAGCATTTGTGGTTGTGGTGACGTTAACCGTAACGTTATGTGTAACCCTAATCCGGTAGACAGTCACGCCCATGAAGAAGTGTTTGGCTGGGCGAAAAAATTATCTGAGCATTTGCTGCCAGAAACGCGCGCCTACTACGACCTGTGGTTAGACGGTGAGAAAGTTGAAAACCCCGAAAATGTAGAAGAGCCTATTTACGGCCCTTACTACCTGCCGCGTAAATTTAAAGTGGTAGTGGCCGTGCCCCCATACAACGACGTGGATATTTACGCGCACTGCTTGGGTTACATCGCCATTATCGAAGACGGCAAATTAGTAGGTTATAACATCACCGCGGGTGGTGGCTTGGGCATGACTCACGGTGACCCTAAAACCTATGCGCGTTTAGCGGATCACATCGGTTTTTGTACCCCTGATCAAATGCTAAAAGTGGCCGAAGAAACCGTAAGAATTCAGCGTGACTACGGCAATCGTGTCGAGCGTCGCTTTGCCCGCTTTAAATACACTATTGGTGACCGCAGCATAGAATGGTTTAAAGAAGAGCTAGAAAAGCGCTGTGGTTTTAAACTGCAAGCTGATAGGCCTTTTGAATTTATCAGCAACAGCGATCGCTACGGTTGGATAGAGGGCCACGACGGTAACTGGCACCTAAACTTATTTATAGAAAACGGCCGCATCAAAGATGACGCCGAGCAAGGTTTGCAATTATTAACGGGTATGCGCGCCATTGCCGAAGTACACCAAGGTGACTTCCGCATGACCCCTAACCAAAATATTATTATTGCTAATATTACGCCGGAAAATCGCCCGCAAATTGAAGCTTTGGTAGAGCAGTACGGTTTACAAACTGGGCCACAAGTATCGCTAATACGCCAAAACTCTATGGCCTGTGTGGCACTGCCTACTTGCCCCTTGGCCATGGCTGAGAGTGAGCGTTACTTGCCTAGCTTAGTAACCCATATAGAGAAACTAGCCGAAAAACACGGTATTGCCGATCAGCCTATTACTATACGCATGCAAGGCTGCCCCAACGGCTGTGGCCGTGCAGTGTTAGCTGAAATGAGCTTTATCGGTAAAGGCCCAGGCCGCTACAATATGTACCTAGGTGCCGGTGGCCACGGTGAGCGTTTTAGTGCTTTGTATGAAGAGAATATCGACGAGTCAGAAATTTTGACTATTGCCGATGAACTGTTAGGCAAGTACGCCGCTACTCGTAAAACCGATGAGCGTTTTGGTGATTTCTTAGTGCGTACCGGCGAGATTAAAGCCTATGAAGGCCCACAGGACTTTCATCGTAAAGAAGCCTAA